The Pseudomonas parafulva genome includes a window with the following:
- a CDS encoding AMP-binding protein, with translation MRDYAEAARSFHYLGAAQAALQGELQALNACVECCDRHTGVDKVALHWLDSEGNYEQLNFDRLQALASRFASVLRAHGVSVGDRVAGLLPRTPQLLITILATWRLGAVYQPLFTAFGPAAIEHRLHQSHARVVVTDRSNRIKLDDVKACPLTITVDARDGEPDFQRCLENASPDCEPVMLTGDDPFLLMFTSGTTGPAKPLEVPLRAIVAFQGYMRDAIDLRPEDRFWNLADPGWAYGLYYAVTGPLSLGHATTFYNGPFSVDSCTQVITQLGINNLAGSPTAFRMLIAAGEQFSTPVKGRLRVVSSAGEPLNPEVIRWFAEHAGVTIHDHYGQTELGMVLCNHHGLGHPVHVGSAGFAVPGHRIVVLDEQGRELPAGQPGILAVDREQSPLCWFAGYHGLPTKAFVGKYYLSGDTVELNPDGSISFVGRSDDVITTSGYRVGPFDVESALIEHPAVIEAAVIGKPDPERTEVIKAFVVLAKGYGASAELEEQLRQHVRQRLYAHAYPREVEFVSELPKTPSGKLQRFILRNQEIARQHAQLATTASA, from the coding sequence ATGCGTGACTACGCCGAGGCCGCTCGCTCGTTCCATTACCTTGGTGCCGCGCAGGCGGCCTTGCAGGGCGAGCTGCAGGCCCTTAACGCCTGTGTCGAGTGTTGTGATCGCCACACGGGCGTCGACAAGGTGGCCCTGCACTGGCTGGACAGTGAAGGCAACTACGAGCAGCTGAATTTCGATAGGCTGCAAGCGCTGGCCTCCCGCTTTGCCAGTGTCCTGCGTGCCCATGGTGTCAGTGTGGGCGACCGCGTAGCGGGGCTGTTGCCTCGCACCCCGCAACTGCTGATCACCATTCTCGCCACCTGGCGCCTGGGTGCCGTTTATCAGCCGTTGTTCACCGCCTTCGGGCCTGCTGCGATCGAGCACCGACTGCATCAGTCGCATGCCCGTGTTGTGGTGACTGACCGCAGTAATCGGATAAAGCTCGATGATGTCAAAGCTTGCCCGCTCACGATCACGGTCGATGCCCGCGATGGCGAACCGGACTTCCAGCGGTGTCTTGAAAACGCCTCGCCTGATTGCGAGCCGGTCATGCTCACAGGTGACGATCCCTTCCTGTTGATGTTCACATCTGGAACCACCGGGCCTGCAAAACCCCTTGAAGTACCGCTACGGGCCATCGTAGCGTTCCAAGGCTACATGCGTGATGCCATCGATCTGCGCCCCGAGGACAGGTTCTGGAACCTGGCTGATCCGGGCTGGGCGTATGGCTTGTATTACGCAGTCACCGGGCCGCTTTCATTGGGCCACGCGACCACCTTCTACAATGGCCCCTTCAGTGTCGACAGCTGCACGCAGGTCATTACCCAGTTGGGCATCAACAACCTGGCCGGCTCGCCAACGGCCTTTCGCATGCTCATTGCAGCCGGCGAGCAGTTCAGTACCCCAGTCAAAGGACGCCTGCGCGTGGTGAGCAGTGCAGGGGAGCCGTTGAACCCGGAAGTGATCCGCTGGTTCGCCGAGCATGCCGGGGTAACCATTCATGATCACTACGGGCAGACGGAGCTGGGCATGGTGCTGTGTAACCATCACGGGCTGGGCCACCCGGTGCACGTAGGTTCTGCAGGTTTTGCCGTACCGGGGCATCGGATTGTGGTGCTCGATGAGCAGGGACGCGAACTACCCGCCGGTCAGCCGGGTATCCTGGCGGTGGATCGCGAACAATCGCCCTTATGCTGGTTCGCCGGTTACCACGGGTTGCCGACCAAGGCCTTTGTCGGCAAGTACTACCTGAGCGGCGATACCGTCGAACTGAACCCCGACGGCAGCATCAGCTTCGTCGGGCGCAGCGATGATGTGATTACCACGTCCGGGTATCGGGTTGGGCCTTTCGATGTGGAGAGCGCATTGATCGAGCACCCAGCCGTTATTGAGGCTGCAGTGATCGGCAAGCCTGATCCTGAGCGCACCGAGGTGATCAAGGCATTCGTGGTACTGGCCAAGGGTTACGGCGCCAGCGCCGAGCTTGAAGAGCAGCTGCGCCAGCATGTTCGCCAGCGCCTATACGCCCATGCCTACCCCAGAGAAGTCGAGTTCGTCAGCGAGTTGCCGAAGACCCCCAGCGGCAAGCTGCAACGCTTCATCCTGCGCAATCAGGAAATAGCTCGACAACACGCGCAGCTCGCCACCACGGCCAGCGCTTGA
- a CDS encoding NEL-type E3 ubiquitin ligase domain-containing protein, which translates to MSASLTTASGFNASSAKVASATHDFIAARLPEWLKRASPAQLNRLRDRFKAHQASQERVRASTRRLIPLQSFAELHMQRLVADLPGSPALDALQWREIRRNFKVPQGTGLPIDEVIELREPAVLRLMQNFHEQASFYLGTGLVNTGEDSLLTADIDALVQACRDLNAGGRYQKLLSQVFTDDTCNALIADKRAALELATEVAALRGDLTAGQQIALAGLASDEVDHGELRAYPGLLSMLGHTLCDVVLVQLRDEHGTDRGSILYRPSDPGQALRHFTSIQEMNAVLATALQKENYRAYFSQLVSVEGRASFLDTLNKRLSDPVPDLSLEGVTGTEDIFSRLVDQQVQRIKDDARLLLVPTAQVDRHASEVRRNQWRSLGWNLVNLAGLFIPVMGAMLLGQLVVQTLSEVFEGAADWHHGHQHEALEHMLGVAETIAVTAVIGAGANILARGYATTDFVEGLEPVRGFDGKSRLWANDLKVYASLPEDPQLGSDGLYRDWGRAFFRSGKRYFQAHRPDPSGPWRLRHAQRPEGFGPVLEHFGERSWRLNDGRPLEADQPDLMLEQLWPQARPLTHQQASKVLQAAGIDVAALRGLLVEARDIPASLRDSLERFEADARVSRFFTTLQAGASPRNEEALMQWCLEQTVAGGGSQLHERLLEDAGRLRGLMFKHLCQIPKGDDPLSSVIRSDMPGLPERYVQALAADIGRTERDLALSTGKLPLRCLCQGASLLRVARLTRAMCGVYLPNAYCDEAGELALALLQRLDAWPALHIELWTDGPGARRIATIGDQSPDANLIKIVHKEGRFRAIEEASVGYGALIDESHDFYQTLLALLEPAQRTALDLDGDHAAATLRDRLIAQMPETHAEVEQLLGWPGKDRWFNPGRRMPDGRVGYPLSGRPALRRSPDSLLRNRLRNLYPGLDESAIDNRLARLLEGPHAPYDALLELEEDHADLERHLSRWTDFESNPARQRVRRQVADQIRRAWRQTSEPLGDEAAGQRLSLVNLNVGSLPELPAHIEFELTRSLVISDVPITHMPAGFLSCFTRLRELNLSSNGLLGVPTEIAYLVELRTLRLARNSIRLDDHALNALTRLPQLTHLDLSYNPLGAFGMRYNQLTRLVELNLRHCRLGGWPHGLELCSTLERVDLRDNLLHIVPAEILQLPHARRMSFMVERNRLSSVEMQRLFALDSIAEHFHLPEPRRVIDPQVTCDLWLDAGDPQLRVSRQALWSRLMTDSDSDGLVRLLGLLEDTGDYDTASFQLAERVWALLQAIDGNEQLRQRIQSLARLPLTCMNTVADRFSELQLRALVDGAERNVAPERGNDLLGIGQQLFRLDRLEQVARRDVLQRLAARERVDQAAVSLAYRVRLRARLNLPCQPHSMLYADAAELTSIQLENAYREVMAAMTPDALSMSLSQRVFWTRFIHERHPEVFDAHQAQFVARRTALALRQSTMDAGDYQLQLDSLDTEQAAQDQSLVFELTRQLLLGRERGLG; encoded by the coding sequence ATGTCAGCTTCCCTCACGACTGCTTCCGGCTTCAATGCGTCCTCTGCCAAGGTCGCAAGCGCTACCCATGACTTCATAGCCGCGCGCCTGCCTGAGTGGCTCAAGCGCGCTTCTCCCGCTCAGCTCAACCGGCTGCGTGACCGCTTCAAAGCGCACCAGGCCAGCCAGGAACGCGTGCGCGCCTCTACGCGGCGGTTGATTCCACTGCAAAGCTTCGCTGAGTTGCATATGCAGAGGCTGGTTGCAGATCTGCCGGGCAGCCCGGCCCTGGATGCGCTGCAGTGGCGGGAGATACGGCGCAATTTCAAAGTCCCGCAAGGCACCGGCCTCCCGATCGATGAGGTAATCGAGTTGAGAGAGCCTGCCGTTTTGCGCCTGATGCAGAATTTTCACGAGCAGGCTAGCTTCTACCTGGGCACTGGTCTGGTGAATACAGGTGAAGACAGCTTGCTCACCGCAGACATCGATGCCCTGGTGCAGGCATGCCGGGACCTGAATGCTGGCGGGCGCTATCAGAAGCTCTTGTCGCAGGTGTTCACCGACGACACCTGCAACGCACTGATTGCAGACAAGCGAGCGGCGCTTGAGTTAGCTACCGAAGTGGCAGCACTGCGCGGCGATCTGACGGCTGGACAACAGATTGCGTTGGCGGGCTTGGCGAGCGATGAGGTCGATCACGGCGAGCTGCGTGCCTACCCAGGCTTGCTGAGCATGCTGGGGCATACCCTGTGCGATGTCGTGCTCGTCCAGTTGCGCGATGAGCACGGTACGGATCGAGGGAGCATACTCTACAGGCCCAGCGATCCTGGCCAGGCATTGCGCCATTTCACGTCCATCCAGGAAATGAACGCCGTGCTCGCGACCGCTCTGCAGAAAGAGAATTACCGGGCTTACTTCAGTCAGTTGGTCTCTGTGGAGGGGCGCGCTTCCTTTCTCGATACATTGAACAAGCGCTTGAGCGACCCCGTGCCTGACCTGTCGCTTGAAGGCGTCACAGGAACGGAGGATATTTTCTCAAGGCTGGTCGACCAGCAGGTTCAGCGAATCAAGGACGACGCGCGTCTGTTGTTGGTGCCAACCGCGCAGGTGGACCGACACGCTTCTGAAGTGCGACGCAACCAGTGGCGCTCGTTGGGTTGGAATCTGGTCAATCTGGCTGGACTTTTCATACCTGTGATGGGCGCAATGCTGCTTGGACAATTGGTAGTGCAAACGCTTTCGGAAGTCTTCGAGGGCGCAGCGGACTGGCATCACGGTCATCAGCACGAAGCTCTGGAGCACATGCTTGGTGTGGCCGAGACGATAGCAGTGACTGCCGTTATCGGCGCCGGAGCCAACATACTGGCCAGGGGATATGCAACCACTGATTTTGTAGAAGGACTGGAACCGGTGCGCGGGTTCGATGGGAAGTCGCGGCTATGGGCCAACGACCTCAAGGTCTACGCCAGCTTGCCGGAGGACCCACAACTTGGGAGCGACGGTTTGTACAGGGACTGGGGGCGAGCGTTCTTCCGTAGTGGCAAACGCTATTTCCAGGCGCATCGCCCTGATCCTAGTGGGCCATGGCGCTTGCGTCATGCTCAGCGTCCGGAAGGCTTCGGGCCTGTTCTCGAACACTTTGGCGAGCGAAGCTGGCGGTTGAACGATGGTCGACCACTGGAAGCGGATCAGCCCGATCTCATGCTCGAACAGCTTTGGCCTCAGGCAAGACCGCTCACTCACCAGCAGGCGAGCAAAGTGTTACAGGCCGCCGGAATCGATGTTGCCGCGCTACGGGGTTTACTGGTAGAGGCGCGGGACATTCCAGCCAGTCTGCGTGACAGCCTGGAGCGTTTCGAAGCCGATGCGCGTGTCAGCAGGTTTTTTACAACCCTGCAAGCTGGTGCAAGCCCACGAAACGAAGAAGCGTTGATGCAGTGGTGCCTGGAGCAAACCGTTGCTGGTGGAGGGTCGCAGTTGCATGAGCGCCTTCTTGAAGATGCAGGTCGCTTACGCGGGCTCATGTTCAAGCACCTCTGCCAGATACCGAAGGGCGATGATCCATTGTCCTCAGTCATCAGATCCGACATGCCAGGTCTGCCCGAGCGTTATGTCCAAGCTCTGGCCGCTGACATTGGGCGAACCGAGCGTGATCTTGCCCTGAGCACGGGAAAACTGCCATTGCGTTGCCTGTGCCAGGGTGCGTCGTTGCTGCGTGTTGCCAGGCTGACCCGGGCCATGTGCGGTGTGTACCTGCCCAACGCTTACTGCGATGAAGCGGGCGAACTCGCATTGGCCCTGCTGCAGCGATTGGACGCATGGCCGGCCTTGCACATAGAGCTCTGGACAGACGGCCCGGGTGCACGCCGGATTGCGACGATAGGTGATCAGTCGCCGGATGCAAATCTGATCAAAATCGTTCACAAGGAGGGGCGTTTCCGGGCCATCGAAGAGGCAAGTGTAGGCTATGGAGCTTTGATAGACGAGTCGCACGACTTCTACCAGACGCTACTCGCATTGCTGGAGCCTGCCCAGCGCACAGCGCTTGATCTGGATGGCGACCACGCTGCCGCGACCTTGCGTGATCGCCTCATTGCACAGATGCCTGAAACGCACGCCGAGGTCGAACAACTACTCGGCTGGCCTGGAAAGGATCGTTGGTTCAATCCAGGCCGACGTATGCCCGACGGTCGCGTAGGCTACCCACTCAGCGGTCGTCCGGCTCTAAGGCGTAGCCCCGACAGCCTGCTAAGGAACCGTTTGCGCAATCTGTACCCTGGCCTGGATGAAAGTGCAATCGACAACCGCTTAGCGCGTTTGCTTGAGGGCCCTCATGCTCCCTATGACGCCTTGTTGGAGCTGGAAGAGGACCATGCTGATCTCGAACGACACCTGAGCCGCTGGACAGACTTCGAGTCCAATCCGGCCCGTCAGCGGGTCCGTCGGCAGGTCGCCGACCAGATCCGCCGGGCCTGGCGACAGACGAGCGAACCTCTGGGCGATGAGGCGGCCGGTCAGCGGCTGAGCCTTGTCAATCTGAATGTGGGCAGCTTGCCCGAGCTGCCTGCCCATATCGAGTTCGAACTCACAAGATCATTGGTCATCAGTGACGTGCCGATTACGCACATGCCCGCTGGATTCCTTTCATGCTTCACCCGTTTGAGAGAGTTGAACCTGAGCAGCAACGGTCTGCTGGGCGTGCCTACGGAAATTGCCTACCTGGTCGAGTTGCGAACCCTGCGCCTTGCACGCAACAGCATTCGGCTGGACGATCACGCCTTGAACGCGCTCACCCGCCTGCCGCAGTTGACTCACCTGGATCTGAGCTACAACCCGCTGGGGGCATTTGGGATGCGCTATAACCAGTTGACGCGCCTGGTGGAACTCAACTTGCGTCACTGCAGGTTGGGTGGATGGCCTCACGGGTTGGAGTTGTGCAGCACCTTAGAACGCGTCGACCTGCGTGACAACCTCCTGCACATTGTGCCTGCGGAAATTCTACAGCTGCCACACGCCCGCCGAATGAGCTTCATGGTGGAGCGAAACCGGTTGAGCAGCGTCGAGATGCAGCGGCTCTTTGCCCTTGATTCAATCGCCGAGCATTTCCATCTTCCCGAGCCGCGGCGAGTAATCGACCCGCAGGTGACCTGTGATCTTTGGCTCGATGCAGGCGATCCGCAATTGCGTGTAAGCCGTCAGGCTCTCTGGTCGCGCCTGATGACTGATTCGGACAGCGATGGCCTGGTACGGCTGCTAGGGCTTCTTGAAGATACCGGTGATTACGACACTGCATCGTTCCAGCTGGCGGAGCGGGTGTGGGCTCTACTCCAAGCCATTGATGGCAACGAGCAACTGCGGCAGCGAATCCAAAGTCTGGCTCGTCTGCCATTGACCTGCATGAACACCGTTGCTGATCGGTTCAGTGAGCTACAACTCAGAGCACTCGTCGATGGGGCTGAGCGCAACGTCGCGCCGGAGCGTGGCAATGATCTATTGGGTATCGGGCAGCAACTGTTTCGCCTGGACCGACTTGAGCAGGTCGCCAGGCGCGATGTATTGCAGCGCCTGGCTGCGCGGGAAAGGGTGGACCAGGCTGCCGTCAGCCTGGCCTACCGTGTGAGGTTGCGGGCTCGCCTGAACTTGCCGTGTCAGCCCCATAGCATGCTCTACGCCGATGCTGCCGAGCTGACCAGCATTCAGCTTGAGAACGCCTACCGTGAGGTGATGGCAGCGATGACCCCTGACGCGCTATCAATGAGCCTGTCCCAACGTGTGTTCTGGACAAGGTTCATCCATGAACGGCACCCCGAGGTGTTCGATGCGCACCAGGCCCAGTTTGTCGCACGTCGAACAGCGTTGGCCTTGCGTCAGTCGACGATGGACGCTGGCGATTATCAGCTCCAGCTCGACAGCCTGGACACCGAACAAGCCGCTCAGGACCAGTCGCTGGTATTCGAATTGACCCGGCAATTGCTGTTGGGGCGCGAACGCGGATTGGGCTAA
- a CDS encoding SDR family NAD(P)-dependent oxidoreductase: protein MQIANKHFIVSGAASGLGAATAHMLIEAGASVMLVDLNGDAVQAKARELGERARFSVADISDEAAAKAAVSAALAAFGSLHGLVNCAGIVGAEKVLGKQGPHGLASFARVININLVGSFNLLRLCAEAMADAEADDEGERGVIINTASVAAYDGQIGQCAYAASKGAVASLTLPAARELARYGIRVMTIAPGIFETPMMAGMTPEVRDSLAAGVPFPPRLGRPEEYAALARHIIENSMLNGEVIRLDGALRMAAK, encoded by the coding sequence ATGCAAATAGCCAACAAACACTTCATCGTCAGCGGCGCTGCCTCCGGTCTAGGCGCCGCCACCGCGCACATGCTCATCGAGGCAGGCGCCTCGGTCATGCTTGTGGACCTCAACGGCGACGCCGTGCAAGCCAAAGCCCGCGAGCTGGGCGAGCGCGCGCGTTTCAGCGTGGCCGACATCAGTGACGAAGCAGCTGCAAAAGCGGCCGTATCGGCAGCACTTGCAGCGTTCGGTAGTCTGCACGGTCTGGTGAACTGCGCAGGCATCGTGGGCGCTGAAAAGGTATTGGGAAAACAAGGCCCGCACGGCCTGGCCAGTTTTGCCCGTGTCATCAATATCAACCTGGTGGGCAGCTTCAACTTGCTGAGGTTATGTGCCGAGGCGATGGCCGACGCAGAGGCGGACGACGAAGGCGAACGGGGCGTGATCATCAACACGGCCTCCGTCGCGGCCTACGATGGTCAGATCGGGCAATGTGCCTATGCAGCGTCCAAAGGGGCCGTTGCCAGCCTGACGTTGCCCGCAGCGCGCGAGCTGGCGCGCTACGGGATTCGCGTGATGACCATTGCGCCGGGCATTTTCGAAACCCCGATGATGGCCGGGATGACGCCCGAGGTTCGTGACTCGCTCGCAGCGGGCGTGCCTTTTCCTCCGCGCCTTGGGCGTCCGGAGGAATACGCGGCGCTGGCGCGCCACATCATCGAGAACAGCATGCTCAATGGTGAGGTCATCCGTCTG